In Phycisphaerae bacterium, a genomic segment contains:
- a CDS encoding DUF3326 domain-containing protein — MALLLIEQEFGIPAVEAHRGLLAHLREARIADGLVPVRVVLTESSASGYRGEFGAVCGLAEAGRVPPPPVLEFRRRLTVNTQRFNLALVVPTGIGAEIGGHAGDAGPVARMLAEVSDTLVLHPNVVNASDLNEMPPNALYVEGSILTRLLMGTVGLQPVRSNRVLVVIDAHRDEYFVNAAVNSVSGARAAYGLSCAEVVCLDPPVKLRARFSGSGRASGRVEQMEGLCSLLEERRDQYDAVAISSVIDVPHEFHQGYFDAGGAMVNPWGGVEAMLTHALSSMYNVPTAHSPMFESEEIANMDPGIVDPRMAAEAVSATFLQCTLKGLQRSPRIVTDSEAMNRPEVFTAADIACLVIPDGCLGLPTLAALEQGMTVIAVRENRNLMKNDLTALPWAPGQFCQVSNYWEAVGVIAAMRAGIDPESVRRPLAKTKLSKHEQHRWSGQVRSEQYPSSREAVENPAKGVQFTRPVPPRNA, encoded by the coding sequence ATGGCGCTTCTTTTGATTGAACAGGAGTTCGGGATTCCGGCTGTCGAGGCTCACCGAGGGCTGCTCGCACACCTTCGGGAGGCGAGGATAGCCGACGGTCTTGTCCCAGTCAGGGTTGTCCTGACGGAATCGTCTGCTTCAGGCTACCGGGGAGAGTTCGGTGCGGTTTGTGGTTTGGCAGAAGCGGGCCGTGTACCACCCCCGCCAGTGCTTGAGTTTCGGCGGCGGCTGACGGTAAATACGCAGCGATTCAACCTCGCTCTCGTGGTTCCGACGGGTATCGGTGCGGAAATCGGCGGGCACGCAGGTGACGCCGGACCGGTGGCACGGATGCTTGCGGAAGTGTCGGACACGCTGGTCCTGCACCCGAACGTGGTCAATGCCTCCGACCTTAACGAAATGCCTCCCAACGCGCTGTACGTCGAAGGAAGCATTTTGACTAGGCTCCTCATGGGAACTGTGGGGCTTCAGCCAGTCCGCTCAAACCGGGTGCTGGTGGTGATCGACGCTCATCGTGATGAGTACTTCGTCAACGCGGCTGTTAATTCGGTCAGCGGAGCACGTGCGGCCTATGGCCTTTCGTGCGCGGAAGTCGTATGCCTTGACCCCCCCGTGAAACTCAGGGCACGCTTTTCGGGCTCCGGCCGGGCGTCTGGACGCGTCGAGCAGATGGAGGGTCTCTGTTCGCTCCTTGAAGAGCGTAGGGATCAATACGATGCCGTGGCGATCTCGTCGGTCATTGACGTGCCGCACGAGTTCCACCAGGGGTATTTCGACGCTGGTGGCGCAATGGTGAATCCGTGGGGCGGTGTCGAGGCCATGCTGACGCACGCTCTGTCGAGCATGTACAACGTACCCACGGCCCACTCGCCCATGTTTGAATCGGAAGAAATCGCCAACATGGACCCAGGCATTGTCGATCCTCGGATGGCAGCGGAGGCGGTCTCCGCGACATTTCTGCAATGTACGCTGAAGGGCCTGCAACGCAGTCCTCGAATCGTCACCGATTCAGAAGCGATGAATCGGCCAGAAGTTTTCACGGCTGCAGATATTGCGTGTCTGGTGATTCCAGACGGGTGCCTGGGGCTCCCGACGCTTGCCGCCCTTGAACAGGGAATGACAGTGATCGCCGTGCGCGAGAATCGCAATCTCATGAAGAATGATCTCACTGCGCTTCCTTGGGCGCCGGGCCAGTTTTGTCAGGTGAGCAATTACTGGGAGGCGGTCGGGGTAATTGCGGCGATGCGAGCAGGTATTGATCCGGAATCCGTTCGACGACCACTCGCGAAGACCAAATTGTCGAAGCATGAACAACATCGTTGGAGCGGCCAGGTCAGATCGGAACAGTACCCGTCGTCAAGGGAGGCCGTGGAGAATCCAGCCAAGGGCGTGCAATTCACGAGGCCGGTACCGCCGAGAAACGCTTGA
- a CDS encoding S-adenosylmethionine decarboxylase, with protein MKHANRPMDAKGTPFDVSMAAYGKELILDLHGCNTSVFTRASIEAFCTELCDLIDMERCDLHFWDDVGVPEEEQQTHPKTKGTSAVQFILTSTIVIHTLDLMKAAYVNIFSCKEFDTDEAARFTAKWFDSKDWTANVVVRR; from the coding sequence ATGAAACATGCGAATAGACCCATGGACGCCAAAGGAACTCCATTCGATGTCTCAATGGCCGCCTACGGCAAGGAACTCATTCTTGATCTGCATGGCTGCAACACGAGTGTTTTCACGCGGGCCAGCATCGAAGCGTTTTGCACTGAGCTTTGCGATCTGATCGACATGGAGCGCTGCGACCTGCACTTTTGGGACGATGTCGGCGTGCCCGAGGAGGAGCAGCAGACGCATCCCAAAACAAAGGGAACCAGCGCCGTACAGTTTATTCTCACGAGCACAATCGTGATCCATACACTCGATTTGATGAAGGCGGCGTATGTGAACATCTTCTCGTGCAAGGAGTTTGACACGGACGAGGCCGCGCGGTTTACGGCCAAGTGGTTTGACTCGAAGGACTGGACCGCGAACGTTGTGGTGCGGCGCTAA
- a CDS encoding winged helix-turn-helix domain-containing protein gives MATTKKTGSKKTKGGAKAKKGAAKSTAKNASAKDTKAERPAKPKRTSALDAAATVLKSAGKPMRAQELIATMAEKGLWSSPNGKTPHATLYAAMQREERDKGEASRFHKIDRGLFEYHTPKSA, from the coding sequence ATGGCAACGACGAAGAAGACCGGATCGAAGAAGACGAAGGGTGGCGCCAAGGCGAAGAAGGGGGCGGCGAAGTCCACGGCGAAGAACGCCAGCGCGAAGGACACCAAGGCCGAGAGGCCCGCCAAGCCCAAGCGTACCAGCGCGTTGGACGCCGCCGCGACGGTCTTGAAGAGCGCCGGCAAGCCGATGCGAGCCCAGGAACTGATCGCCACGATGGCCGAGAAGGGTCTGTGGTCCAGCCCCAACGGCAAGACGCCGCACGCGACGTTGTACGCCGCGATGCAACGCGAGGAGCGCGACAAGGGCGAGGCGTCGCGGTTCCACAAGATCGATCGCGGCCTGTTCGAGTACCACACCCCCAAGTCCGCCTGA